A single window of Lytechinus variegatus isolate NC3 chromosome 8, Lvar_3.0, whole genome shotgun sequence DNA harbors:
- the LOC121419852 gene encoding uncharacterized protein LOC121419852 isoform X1, with protein MVGRWLMSTYRRNSQVIPMTTRKSELLKTEQLQNVGNRRLTGPRLHPTNPNVGLRKLSLILMLLFEYICNKVDLKLTRFIYRNHSTYASVAASRDIGGGIARIPNPPKKAQASKDTGFDTCLFRRQPHRVWSLVSRVWRTQIPTHLVRRRARTLTSKTHSQEF; from the exons ATGGTTGGAAGGTGGTTGATGAGTACTTATCGGAGGAACTCGCAAGTGATTCCGATGACGACAAGAAAATCAGAGCTGCTCAAAACAGAGCAGCTTCAAAACGTAGGAAATCGAAGATTAACAGGTCCAAGGCTACACCCTACAAATCCCAACGTCGGCCTCAGGAAACTTTCCCTAATCCTGATGCTACTTTTCGAATATATATGCAACAAGGTCGACCTCAAATTAACCAGGTTCATATATCGAAACCATTCGACGTATGCTTCGGTTGCGGCAAGTCGGGACATTGGAGGAGGAATTGCCCGAATACCAAACCCACCAAAGAAGGCACAGGCCTCTAAAGATACCGGATTCG ATACTTGTCTTTTCAGACGCCAGCCACATCGGGTGTGGAGCTTGGTCAGCAGAGTGTGGCGGACTCAAATTCCAACACATCTGGTCAGAAGAAGAGCAAG GACATTGACTTCAAAGACACACTCACAAGAGTTTTAG
- the LOC121419852 gene encoding uncharacterized protein LOC121419852 isoform X2, with translation MLRLRQVGTLEEELPEYQTHQRRHRPLKIPDSTPATSGVELGQQSVADSNSNTSGQKKSKDIDFKDTLTRVLEASRAESTVKKYKRAV, from the exons ATGCTTCGGTTGCGGCAAGTCGGGACATTGGAGGAGGAATTGCCCGAATACCAAACCCACCAAAGAAGGCACAGGCCTCTAAAGATACCGGATTCG ACGCCAGCCACATCGGGTGTGGAGCTTGGTCAGCAGAGTGTGGCGGACTCAAATTCCAACACATCTGGTCAGAAGAAGAGCAAG GACATTGACTTCAAAGACACACTCACAAGAGTTTTAGAAGCTTCCCGGGCAGAGAGCACGGTCAAGAAATATAAACGTGCAGTATAG